In the genome of Tepidisphaeraceae bacterium, one region contains:
- a CDS encoding ABC transporter ATP-binding protein, protein MTKIYRKPGTTVEVAALRATNLDFVQGEYTAIMGASGSGKSTLMNILGCLDQPSSGHYILGDIDISTLPDDKLSEIRSQRIGFIFQNFNLIQQLTVLENLEVPMFYLGISPAQRRAKAMELADRVGLTERLDHRPMQLSGGQQQRVCIARALVNDPLIVLADEPTGALDSKTGHAVLELFDELVADGRTIILVTHDPSVGHRCQRVIHLHDGKVQRDERNARHEVHGEATQFG, encoded by the coding sequence TTGACCAAAATTTACCGCAAGCCCGGCACCACCGTCGAAGTGGCGGCGTTGCGGGCTACGAACCTCGACTTCGTGCAAGGTGAGTACACCGCCATCATGGGGGCCAGCGGGTCGGGCAAGAGCACGCTGATGAACATCCTGGGCTGCCTGGACCAGCCGTCCAGCGGCCACTACATCCTTGGCGACATCGACATCAGCACGCTGCCCGACGACAAGCTTTCGGAAATCCGCAGCCAGCGCATCGGCTTCATCTTCCAGAACTTCAATTTGATCCAGCAGCTCACCGTTTTGGAAAACCTGGAGGTGCCGATGTTCTACCTCGGCATCTCCCCGGCCCAGCGGCGGGCCAAGGCGATGGAACTGGCCGACCGCGTCGGCCTGACCGAACGGCTGGACCATCGCCCCATGCAGCTTTCCGGTGGACAGCAGCAGCGCGTCTGCATCGCGCGGGCGCTGGTGAACGATCCCCTGATCGTGCTCGCCGACGAACCGACGGGTGCCTTGGACAGCAAGACCGGCCACGCCGTGCTGGAGTTGTTCGACGAACTGGTCGCCGACGGCCGGACGATCATTCTCGTCACCCACGACCCGAGCGTCGGCCACCGCTGCCAGCGCGTCATCCACCTGCACGACGGCAAGGTGCAACGCGACGAGCGCAACGCGCGCCACGAAGTGCACGGCGAAGCGACGCAGTTCGGCTAG
- the nth gene encoding endonuclease III — MPKPSSKTIQARKARVDAILPILKATYPQATCSLDFQNPLQLLVATMLSAQCTDARVNIVTKDLFARHKTAADFANVPQETLEKQIQSTGFFRNKATNIRAMAATLLEQHDGQVPRTMDELHALPGVGRKTANVVLGNAFGINVGVTVDTHVTRVAGRLGLTKHADAVKIEQDLMPVVPQDDWALWSHLLIAHGRAICIARKPRCAECPLKELCPSAKQFLDQ, encoded by the coding sequence ATGCCCAAGCCCTCTTCCAAAACCATCCAAGCCCGCAAGGCGCGCGTCGACGCGATCCTGCCGATCCTCAAGGCAACCTATCCCCAAGCCACCTGCAGCCTCGATTTCCAGAACCCCCTGCAACTGCTGGTCGCCACCATGCTGTCCGCCCAATGCACCGACGCACGGGTGAACATCGTCACAAAGGATCTCTTCGCCAGGCATAAAACCGCTGCCGATTTTGCGAACGTGCCGCAGGAGACGTTGGAGAAGCAGATCCAGTCCACCGGCTTTTTCCGCAACAAGGCCACCAACATCCGCGCGATGGCCGCTACCCTGCTGGAACAGCATGACGGCCAGGTGCCGCGCACGATGGACGAGTTGCATGCCCTGCCCGGCGTCGGCCGGAAGACCGCCAACGTGGTGCTGGGCAACGCCTTCGGCATCAACGTCGGCGTGACCGTCGACACCCACGTCACCCGCGTCGCCGGCCGACTGGGCCTGACCAAGCACGCCGACGCCGTGAAGATCGAGCAGGATTTGATGCCCGTCGTGCCCCAGGACGACTGGGCCCTCTGGAGCCACCTGCTGATCGCCCACGGCCGCGCCATCTGCATCGCCCGCAAGCCCAGGTGTGCAGAATGCCCGCTGAAGGAACTTTGCCCGTCGGCGAAGCAGTTTTTGGATCAGTAG
- a CDS encoding helix-turn-helix domain-containing protein — translation MAKMFYTMDEAKAALGKSEDEIKAYAREGRLREFRDGPRLMFKSDQIEALKNDVGGGDSGAPISLADSRSSSGAGIELEDPGISGSGLGSGLSSSGGGGGSGIGGLSGSGLGNITLKDDTALAADLGLSGTGLSGTAAGARAGTGMSGSMGGSRVGINVFGEDADHADPMAQTNVSPAMRDQLSLEAVGSGSGLLDLTRESDDTSLGADTLDEITPGTSRGNRSAAPMSDTVGSLAGGTGIGSGVPAIETSAPAVTRSPRGAVVREVERPDPMAPAFGGAALGAAFLGLFAAFAIFAGSMGAYPDLVQKAGEQTFFILTAILLGIALLFWVFGLFIGKALGGR, via the coding sequence ATGGCCAAAATGTTTTACACGATGGACGAGGCCAAGGCCGCACTCGGCAAGTCCGAGGACGAGATCAAAGCCTACGCTCGCGAAGGTCGCCTGCGCGAGTTCCGCGACGGTCCGCGCCTGATGTTCAAGAGCGACCAGATCGAAGCCCTGAAGAACGACGTCGGCGGTGGAGACAGTGGCGCGCCGATCAGCTTGGCCGACTCGCGCTCGAGCAGTGGCGCCGGCATCGAACTGGAAGACCCCGGAATCAGTGGGTCGGGTCTGGGTTCGGGCCTGAGCAGCAGCGGTGGCGGAGGTGGGTCGGGTATCGGTGGGCTGTCGGGCTCGGGCCTGGGCAATATCACGCTGAAGGATGACACCGCCCTGGCGGCCGACCTTGGCTTGTCGGGCACGGGCCTGAGCGGCACGGCCGCGGGCGCCCGGGCCGGCACCGGCATGAGCGGGTCGATGGGTGGCAGCCGGGTCGGCATCAACGTCTTCGGCGAAGACGCCGACCATGCCGACCCCATGGCCCAGACGAACGTGTCGCCTGCCATGCGCGACCAATTGAGCCTGGAAGCCGTGGGCAGCGGGTCGGGCCTGCTCGATCTGACGCGCGAGAGCGACGACACCAGCCTTGGCGCCGATACGCTCGACGAGATCACTCCCGGCACCAGCCGTGGCAACCGCAGCGCCGCCCCGATGTCCGACACGGTCGGCTCGCTGGCCGGTGGCACGGGCATCGGTTCGGGGGTGCCCGCGATCGAGACCAGCGCCCCCGCCGTCACGCGTTCCCCGCGCGGCGCGGTCGTCCGCGAGGTCGAACGGCCCGATCCAATGGCCCCCGCGTTCGGTGGCGCCGCACTGGGCGCCGCGTTCCTCGGCCTGTTCGCCGCCTTCGCGATCTTCGCCGGCAGCATGGGCGCCTACCCCGACCTCGTCCAAAAGGCCGGCGAGCAGACCTTCTTCATCCTGACCGCGATCCTCCTCGGCATCGCGCTCCTGTTCTGGGTCTTCGGGTTGTTTATTGGAAAAGCCCTGGGTGGACGCTAA
- a CDS encoding DUF3179 domain-containing (seleno)protein translates to MLAPLAFILFAIITAGVMAYGTHPDLARYAHGVEVICAVRQLQWPLATASVVFCMAVVALVVMGRRRAWWLIGLAPVVSLFAHTFAIGPMQRFAIADEPHFVEAADTAFINDDDYVVGLTFAERPLAFPYAALFNAPVVVQTDRELRLLLLWNPYANAASAMLVNRTIRAAELDLVSMPANALLVYNRRNGQFINGITGLTDDGKTPSGVRSVVATQKMPWRQWRALHPNTRVMLPSLATGPAQPLLSAYPLPTAMDDEPDALVTIVHGAQPVALVETPSLTTVANFSAGGTAVLFLPESITGQPVAFDRRVKEDLFPAFNLVTPDERRGQMLIDADSGSLWTLDGQAASGPLKGERLERLAIDTELNYRVAKFWYPALTLVTPEPPPRIELPGNEPVTAPTRQRRRTRQ, encoded by the coding sequence GTGCTTGCTCCGCTGGCGTTCATCCTCTTTGCGATCATCACCGCTGGTGTGATGGCGTACGGGACGCACCCGGATCTGGCGCGGTACGCGCATGGGGTCGAGGTGATCTGCGCCGTGCGTCAGTTGCAGTGGCCGCTCGCGACGGCGTCGGTGGTGTTCTGCATGGCGGTGGTGGCGCTGGTGGTCATGGGCCGCCGGCGGGCGTGGTGGCTCATCGGGCTGGCGCCGGTGGTATCGCTCTTCGCGCACACGTTCGCGATCGGCCCGATGCAGCGCTTCGCGATCGCCGACGAGCCGCACTTCGTCGAGGCGGCCGACACCGCGTTTATCAACGATGACGACTACGTCGTCGGCCTGACCTTCGCCGAGCGGCCATTGGCGTTCCCGTACGCGGCGCTGTTCAACGCGCCGGTGGTCGTGCAGACCGATCGTGAGCTGCGCCTGCTGCTGCTCTGGAACCCCTACGCCAACGCCGCCAGCGCCATGCTGGTCAACCGCACGATCAGGGCGGCCGAGCTGGACCTCGTTTCCATGCCGGCCAATGCGCTGCTGGTCTACAACCGGCGCAACGGGCAGTTTATCAACGGCATCACCGGTCTGACCGACGATGGCAAGACGCCCAGCGGTGTGCGCAGCGTTGTGGCGACGCAAAAGATGCCTTGGCGCCAGTGGCGGGCGCTGCACCCCAACACGCGCGTGATGCTGCCCAGCCTGGCGACCGGTCCCGCCCAGCCGTTGCTGTCGGCGTACCCGTTGCCCACGGCGATGGACGACGAGCCGGACGCGCTGGTCACGATCGTGCATGGCGCGCAGCCGGTCGCGCTCGTGGAAACGCCATCGCTGACGACCGTCGCCAACTTCAGCGCCGGTGGCACCGCAGTGCTGTTCCTGCCGGAATCGATCACGGGCCAGCCGGTCGCGTTCGATCGGCGGGTGAAGGAGGATCTGTTTCCCGCGTTCAACCTCGTCACCCCCGACGAACGTCGCGGGCAGATGTTGATCGACGCCGACAGCGGCAGCCTTTGGACGCTGGACGGGCAGGCGGCCAGTGGACCGTTGAAGGGGGAGCGGCTGGAGCGGTTGGCGATCGATACGGAGCTGAACTATCGGGTCGCGAAGTTCTGGTACCCCGCGCTAACGCTGGTGACGCCGGAGCCGCCGCCACGCATCGAGTTGCCGGGGAATGAACCGGTGACGGCGCCGACGCGACAGCGCCGGCGCACACGCCAGTGA
- a CDS encoding cytochrome P450 produces the protein MLDMLRLRLDTLNFLASLATRGDFTRFGPKNNVVLVSHPDLIREVLVTQAAKFIKGPALRSTKSTLGEGLLTSEGDFHKRQRRIIQPAFHATHVATYGQTMVQFTDRLSGAWQDGQTVDIHEAATRLTLEIVAKTLFDAEVEQDIAEIGRAMTASVELFPILLLPFGNWLARLPLPPVRRFHHTWPKMTQTIERFIAERTASGATGNDLLSVLIRATDPEESAGDGGGYRMSPQQLRDEAITLFTAGHETTANGLTYAFHLIAHYPEVQQKLHAELDAALAGRKPEAKDLDALPYTRAIVSEAMRAYPPVWTVGREANDDVQLGEHTLKKGAIVLTSQWVAHHDARWWPRPNEFDPDRWLTPDPDRPRYAYFPFAGGPRSCIGEAFAWMEMILVLATIAQRWSFEPQSPRELRLAPSITLRPKDAVRVRVTPR, from the coding sequence ATGCTCGACATGCTGCGCCTGCGGCTCGACACGCTGAACTTCCTCGCGTCGCTCGCGACGCGCGGCGACTTCACACGCTTCGGTCCGAAGAACAACGTGGTGCTCGTGAGCCATCCCGACCTCATCCGCGAGGTGCTGGTCACGCAGGCCGCTAAGTTCATCAAGGGGCCGGCGCTGCGGTCGACGAAGTCCACCCTCGGCGAAGGGCTGCTGACCAGCGAGGGCGACTTCCACAAGCGCCAACGGCGCATCATTCAACCGGCGTTCCACGCGACGCACGTCGCGACCTACGGCCAGACGATGGTGCAGTTCACCGACCGCCTCAGCGGCGCCTGGCAGGACGGGCAGACCGTCGACATCCACGAGGCCGCCACCCGGCTGACACTGGAGATCGTCGCCAAGACGCTGTTCGATGCCGAGGTGGAACAGGACATCGCCGAGATCGGCCGCGCGATGACGGCCAGCGTCGAGCTGTTTCCCATCCTGCTCTTGCCGTTCGGCAACTGGCTCGCGCGCCTGCCGCTGCCCCCCGTACGACGGTTCCACCACACCTGGCCGAAGATGACGCAGACGATCGAGCGTTTCATCGCCGAGCGGACCGCCAGTGGCGCGACGGGCAACGATCTTCTCTCGGTCCTCATTCGGGCCACCGATCCCGAAGAATCGGCCGGCGATGGCGGTGGCTATCGCATGAGCCCCCAGCAGCTGCGCGACGAGGCGATCACGCTCTTCACCGCCGGCCACGAGACGACCGCCAACGGGCTTACGTATGCGTTTCACCTGATCGCGCACTACCCAGAGGTTCAACAAAAGCTGCATGCCGAGTTGGACGCCGCGCTGGCCGGGCGAAAGCCCGAGGCGAAGGACCTCGACGCGCTGCCGTACACGCGCGCGATCGTCAGCGAGGCGATGCGCGCCTACCCGCCCGTCTGGACCGTCGGCCGCGAGGCCAACGACGACGTGCAGCTCGGCGAGCACACGCTGAAGAAGGGCGCGATCGTGCTGACCAGCCAGTGGGTTGCCCACCACGACGCCCGCTGGTGGCCCCGCCCCAACGAGTTCGACCCCGACCGCTGGCTGACGCCCGATCCCGACCGCCCGCGCTACGCCTACTTCCCCTTCGCCGGTGGCCCGCGGTCGTGCATCGGCGAGGCCTTCGCGTGGATGGAGATGATCCTGGTGCTGGCGACCATCGCCCAGCGATGGTCGTTCGAGCCACAGTCGCCGCGCGAGCTTCGGCTGGCCCCAAGTATCACGCTGCGCCCGAAAGATGCGGTGCGCGTCCGCGTCACGCCGCGGTAA
- a CDS encoding family 16 glycosylhydrolase, which produces MKDALLLLLVAVAWSMYFFSSTAAGAAGPVGPSVEGLVLWLDAADRATLEIDDQDRVRSWRSKTASHVTLKSGADPDSRPVFAKDAINKLPAVRFPGHQHLTASRDLRAAKGPVTAFVVYQRKADQVGEQQWQRLVSARIEGEAADNQPPNFILLAETDGQPLAVPPTITHSEAANVALGKVTIGASTEGGNWFAGDVAEVLLYERAFLSYGDQRSVIDYLQTKWKAHIHEVGWTRVGELGPTPEHKRQDLPLSDQANRGKWTLDQTFSDEFNAPELDMKRWHVNPVDHDNDWMGREPAMFTTTNVVQREGMLQLTFRKETVPLMKAWKGYADYTSAFIRTRGRTGYGYYETRIRPMSSAGSSSFWFTNTGIDDQKIEIDVFEIGAKAKGFERKYNMTAHVWRTPESDRHWAVGGVWEAPWNLDHDFHVYGFEWNADELTWYVDGVVVRRMRNTNWFLPMWMIYDSEAMWDWFGQVDDADLPSTYYIDYIRVWRSE; this is translated from the coding sequence ATGAAGGATGCTCTCCTGCTTCTGCTCGTCGCCGTCGCTTGGTCGATGTACTTCTTCAGTTCAACGGCCGCTGGCGCCGCCGGCCCGGTTGGGCCATCGGTGGAAGGCCTGGTACTTTGGCTCGACGCTGCCGACCGCGCCACGTTGGAAATCGATGATCAGGACCGCGTGCGCAGCTGGCGCAGCAAGACCGCAAGCCACGTAACGCTCAAGTCGGGTGCCGATCCAGACTCACGGCCCGTTTTCGCCAAAGACGCCATCAACAAGTTGCCCGCCGTTCGGTTTCCGGGACACCAGCACCTTACCGCCAGCCGCGACCTTCGTGCGGCGAAAGGACCGGTTACCGCGTTCGTCGTCTATCAACGCAAGGCTGATCAGGTTGGAGAGCAGCAGTGGCAACGGCTGGTCAGCGCGCGGATTGAGGGCGAGGCGGCGGACAACCAGCCGCCAAACTTCATTCTGCTGGCCGAGACAGACGGCCAGCCGCTGGCGGTACCGCCGACCATTACACACAGTGAGGCGGCCAATGTCGCGCTGGGAAAAGTCACCATCGGCGCATCCACCGAGGGCGGCAACTGGTTCGCCGGCGACGTGGCCGAGGTGCTGCTCTACGAGCGCGCGTTCCTGTCCTACGGCGACCAGCGCAGCGTCATCGATTACCTGCAAACCAAGTGGAAGGCCCACATCCACGAGGTCGGCTGGACCCGCGTTGGCGAACTGGGGCCGACCCCCGAGCACAAGCGGCAAGACCTGCCGTTGTCCGACCAGGCCAACCGTGGCAAGTGGACGCTCGACCAAACGTTCAGCGACGAGTTCAACGCCCCCGAACTGGACATGAAGCGTTGGCACGTCAACCCGGTCGACCACGACAACGACTGGATGGGCCGCGAGCCCGCGATGTTCACGACCACCAACGTAGTGCAGCGGGAGGGCATGCTGCAGCTAACGTTCCGCAAGGAGACCGTGCCGCTGATGAAGGCGTGGAAGGGATACGCCGACTACACGTCTGCGTTCATTCGCACACGCGGGCGCACGGGGTACGGCTACTACGAGACGCGCATCCGCCCGATGTCGTCGGCCGGGTCCAGCTCGTTCTGGTTTACCAATACGGGCATCGATGATCAGAAGATCGAGATCGACGTCTTCGAGATCGGGGCCAAGGCCAAGGGGTTCGAGCGCAAGTACAACATGACCGCCCACGTCTGGCGAACGCCCGAGAGCGACCGGCACTGGGCGGTGGGAGGCGTGTGGGAGGCGCCGTGGAACCTCGACCACGACTTCCACGTTTACGGGTTCGAGTGGAACGCCGATGAGCTTACGTGGTACGTCGACGGCGTGGTCGTCCGCCGGATGCGGAACACCAACTGGTTCCTGCCGATGTGGATGATCTACGACAGCGAGGCGATGTGGGACTGGTTCGGGCAGGTCGACGACGCCGACCTGCCCTCAACCTACTACATCGACTACATCCGCGTCTGGCGAAGCGAATGA
- a CDS encoding nuclear transport factor 2 family protein, translating into MNESLESTLLAAFAGVNAYDPDAIMANWNRDGVYHNPNVGTAAKGYADVRNRMVKLCEGVMSRGEQIIVDRVTSGPRHVIAEWHVEPRNGKDGVHVADFDDDGKLVHVRVFPRG; encoded by the coding sequence ATGAATGAGTCTCTTGAATCCACCCTCCTCGCCGCCTTTGCGGGCGTGAACGCGTACGATCCGGACGCCATCATGGCCAACTGGAACCGTGACGGTGTCTACCACAACCCGAACGTGGGCACGGCGGCAAAGGGGTATGCGGATGTACGCAACCGCATGGTGAAGCTGTGCGAGGGCGTGATGTCGCGCGGCGAGCAGATCATCGTCGACCGCGTCACCAGCGGGCCGCGCCACGTGATCGCCGAGTGGCACGTGGAGCCGCGCAACGGGAAGGACGGCGTCCACGTGGCTGACTTTGACGATGACGGGAAACTGGTTCACGTGCGCGTCTTCCCGCGCGGTTAG
- a CDS encoding aminodeoxychorismate/anthranilate synthase component II translates to MIVLIDNYDSFTYNLVQKLGEVSPGLEMKVFRNDKVSVDQVEELKPTHIVVSPGPCTPKEGGVSNDIIRHFGPKLPVLGVCLGHQCIGFTAGAIVERAAKLMHGKTDTIHHDGRTIYTGMPNPFTATRYHSLIIRQGTLPPEYEITSWTGDNEIMGVRHKTWPLEGVQYHPESFLTEQGEKLLANFLKK, encoded by the coding sequence ATGATCGTCCTGATCGATAACTACGACTCGTTCACCTACAACCTGGTCCAGAAGCTCGGCGAGGTGTCGCCGGGGCTGGAGATGAAGGTGTTTCGCAACGACAAGGTGTCGGTCGATCAGGTCGAGGAACTGAAGCCGACGCACATCGTCGTCAGCCCCGGCCCCTGCACGCCGAAGGAAGGCGGGGTCAGCAACGACATCATTCGCCACTTCGGCCCGAAGCTGCCGGTGCTGGGCGTGTGTCTTGGGCATCAGTGCATCGGCTTCACCGCCGGCGCGATCGTCGAGCGGGCGGCCAAGCTCATGCATGGCAAGACCGACACGATTCACCACGATGGCCGGACGATCTACACCGGCATGCCCAACCCGTTCACCGCCACGCGGTATCACAGCCTCATCATCCGCCAGGGAACGTTGCCACCGGAGTACGAGATTACCAGTTGGACCGGCGACAACGAGATCATGGGCGTTCGCCACAAGACGTGGCCGCTGGAAGGCGTTCAATATCACCCGGAAAGCTTCCTGACCGAACAGGGCGAGAAGCTGCTGGCGAACTTTCTGAAGAAGTGA
- the sucC gene encoding ADP-forming succinate--CoA ligase subunit beta: MKIHEYQARQILSAAGVPVPPAEVVYNPEEARAAFKKFGGAMCVVKAQVYAGGRGKAGFVKLCNTADEAFDAAKFMLSNRMVSNQTGPEGVPVNVLLVAPGVDIAKEYYLGITIDRGRGTATLIASAEGGVEIEEVAKDHPEKVFKEALHPTLGLQAYQAREVAYKLGFTGKMANEVTKLILNLAKSFVQTDASIAEINPLVVTKDGQLVALDAKFNFDDNAMFRHKDLEAMVDESQEKPLDVRARKAALNYIALDGTIGCLVNGAGLAMATMDIIKLHGEEPANFLDVGGSVTAEGAREAFGIILSDPNVKGILVNIFGGIAKCDLIAEALVAAGKEIGFKVPVVVRLEGTNVDKAREILKAAAKDLPMIIAATDLTDAAQKVTAAVKAA; this comes from the coding sequence ATGAAGATCCACGAATATCAGGCCCGTCAGATCCTTTCCGCAGCCGGCGTTCCCGTTCCCCCCGCCGAGGTCGTGTACAACCCCGAAGAGGCCCGCGCGGCGTTCAAGAAGTTCGGCGGCGCGATGTGCGTGGTGAAGGCCCAGGTGTACGCGGGCGGCCGCGGCAAGGCCGGTTTCGTGAAGCTCTGCAACACCGCAGATGAAGCGTTCGATGCCGCCAAGTTCATGCTGAGCAACCGCATGGTCAGCAACCAGACCGGCCCCGAAGGCGTGCCGGTCAACGTGCTGCTGGTGGCGCCCGGCGTCGACATCGCCAAGGAATACTACCTCGGCATCACCATCGACCGTGGCCGCGGCACCGCGACGCTGATCGCCAGCGCCGAAGGCGGCGTGGAGATCGAAGAGGTTGCCAAGGATCATCCCGAGAAGGTCTTCAAGGAAGCCCTTCACCCCACGCTCGGCCTGCAGGCCTACCAGGCCCGCGAGGTTGCCTACAAGCTCGGCTTCACCGGCAAGATGGCCAACGAGGTGACGAAGCTCATCCTGAACCTCGCCAAGTCGTTCGTGCAGACCGACGCCTCGATCGCCGAGATCAACCCGCTGGTGGTGACGAAGGACGGGCAGCTGGTCGCGCTGGACGCGAAGTTCAACTTCGACGACAACGCGATGTTCCGCCATAAGGACCTGGAAGCGATGGTCGACGAGAGCCAGGAGAAGCCGCTGGACGTTCGCGCCCGCAAGGCCGCGCTGAACTACATCGCGCTCGACGGCACGATCGGCTGCCTCGTCAACGGCGCCGGCCTGGCAATGGCGACGATGGACATCATCAAGCTGCACGGCGAGGAGCCAGCCAACTTCCTCGACGTCGGCGGCAGCGTGACGGCCGAGGGCGCCCGCGAGGCGTTCGGCATCATCCTGTCCGACCCGAACGTGAAGGGCATCCTCGTCAACATCTTCGGCGGCATCGCCAAGTGCGATTTGATCGCCGAGGCCCTGGTGGCCGCCGGCAAGGAGATCGGCTTCAAGGTGCCCGTCGTCGTCCGCCTAGAAGGCACCAACGTCGACAAGGCCCGCGAGATCCTGAAGGCCGCCGCCAAGGACCTGCCGATGATCATCGCCGCGACGGATCTGACCGACGCGGCGCAGAAGGTGACCGCCGCGGTGAAGGCGGCGTAG
- a CDS encoding metallophosphoesterase, whose product MSLPSTSTPTATRRRLGPKGKWLQVGSPEGFEWNVVTLPIRDLPDELVGTRIIHLSDLHTTHRWHEAYDVLLDAIRDAQADLVLVTGDFVDDKFDHTAALPVIMKFVAGLSAKVGIFGILGNHDGMRFEPRLADSNVTLLNGQRRVVERHGRSIELIGTAGCLREHVTPQWLDEMGQNPREAGVPRIILSHYPDLIHPMKPLSADVMLSGHTHGGQICLPGGVPIIRHDSLPRRYVKGPHLIDGTWLVPNRGLGFTTLHIRLFCPSEVIEIELTKA is encoded by the coding sequence ATGTCCCTTCCTAGCACCAGCACCCCCACCGCCACGCGCCGCCGGCTGGGGCCAAAGGGGAAGTGGCTTCAGGTGGGCTCGCCGGAGGGGTTCGAGTGGAACGTGGTGACGCTGCCGATCCGCGATTTGCCCGACGAACTGGTCGGCACGCGCATCATCCACCTGTCCGACCTGCACACCACCCACCGCTGGCACGAAGCCTATGACGTGCTACTGGATGCCATTCGCGACGCCCAAGCCGACCTGGTGCTGGTGACCGGCGACTTTGTCGACGACAAGTTCGACCACACTGCCGCCCTGCCGGTCATCATGAAGTTTGTCGCGGGATTGTCGGCCAAGGTTGGCATCTTTGGCATTTTGGGCAACCACGACGGCATGCGCTTCGAACCGCGGTTGGCGGACAGCAACGTCACCTTATTAAATGGTCAGCGGCGGGTCGTTGAGCGGCACGGCCGCTCGATCGAGCTCATCGGTACGGCCGGCTGCCTGCGCGAGCATGTCACGCCGCAATGGCTGGACGAGATGGGGCAGAATCCGCGCGAGGCCGGCGTGCCGCGGATCATCTTGTCGCACTACCCGGACCTTATTCACCCCATGAAGCCCTTATCTGCGGATGTCATGCTGTCGGGCCACACGCATGGCGGGCAGATCTGCTTGCCGGGCGGCGTGCCGATCATTCGCCACGACAGCCTGCCCCGCCGGTACGTGAAGGGGCCGCATCTCATCGACGGCACGTGGCTCGTGCCGAACCGCGGGCTGGGGTTTACCACGCTGCATATTCGGTTGTTTTGCCCGAGTGAGGTGATTGAGATTGAGTTGACCAAGGCGTGA